GCACCAACATGGGGGTCAGGTCGTCGCCCAGGGCCGGAGGCTCGCGGCGCAGCACGCGGCGGAGCAAGCGGGCGACGCGGAAGATCAGCGCAAGGCGCGGCGAGTGGTCCGGCCGGGTGAAGAACGAGAGCAGGACCGGGGAGCCCTCCGTCAGCAGGGGGCGGAGATCGCGCAGGAAGCGGATGCGGCGCTCGCGTCCGGCGATCAGCATGTAGGCGCTCCATCCTACGACGATGCCGTCGTACGGGCCCGCGCCGGCGGGGGCGGCGTCGCGCGCGATCAGCCGGACGGCGGCCTGGCATCCGTGCCGCGGCAAGAGGTCGCCCGCGTACGCCACCAGCCCGGGGTTGCACTCGAAACCCTCGACGTGGAACCCCTGCCGCGAAAGGGCGATCACCTCGCGCCCCGCGCCGGCCCCGATCACCCCGATCGTCCGGCGCCCGGCGAAGAAGTCGGCAATCGCCCCGGCCTCCCAGTCGAACAGGCCGCGGAGGTTGTGAGCCTCGTCGTTGTACGACCCAGCCGTGGCGAAGTGCGCCTCGTCCACTTCCTGCATCGTTTCGCGCGAAAGGACGCCCAGCCACACCCCGGTGTGAACGGCGTTGAGAAGCAGCTGCAGCCGGCGCCACTGCGCCTGCTCCCACAGGAAGAAGCGAACGAGCGTGCGCGGGCGTTTCGGCATGGCATGGGGCCGGGGCAGATGCGGACGGAGCGGCTGGGCCAATCATCGGGTGAGCACGGCCGCTCTGTCAAATACGCGACGGCGGACCCGCCACAGACACCTCCCAGGCCGGGGCGGGCCGGGCGGGCCGGGCGGGGCGGGCCTGCACCGGAGCATGGGCGCGCCCGACCACCGGAGCCGCACGAGAGCGTGCAGTCCGCGCAGGCGGACATCGTGTGATTGTTGCAGCGAATTCATTCGCCCCTGCAGGGCTCCGGCACATCCGCCACTCCGGCGCATCACCCATAGTGTGTGGCGGATCCCTCAGTCGCTGCGGTCTACGGTGCACGGAAACGCTCGCCTTGGCCGCTCCATCGGGATGACATCGGCCCTGATCTCCGCCTCGTTCGATGCGTATCCGCCGCTGCCACACACACGTGCGGAGGAACGGTTGTTTTCATAACGTTCCGTATTGACTGAACGTATCGAACACATTAGCTTCTCGGTCCGACGGCGCGCCGGATCAGGCGCCGGGAGCCCACATCGGCAGAGACTCAGGATGCACGAGGCGGTTCAGCAACTGGTGGAGCGGATGGCGCTCATCTGCGAAAAGGAAGGGATGCCCCGCATCGGCGGGCGCATCCTGGGCTATCTGCTCGCCACCGACCAGACGGTCTCCCTGGACGACCTCGCCGAGCGGCTGCAGGCCAGCAAGGCCTCCGTCAGCACCAACGCGCGGATGCTGGAGCAGTTCGGCATGATCCAGCGGGTGAGCGTGATGGGCGACCGCCGCGACTTCTACCGCGTGGAAGACGATCCCTGGGCCCGCATGCTCCGCGTGGCGCAGGGCCGCTGGCGCGACATGGTGAACGTGTTCGGCGAGGCCGCCGAGCGCCTTCCCGAGCCCGCCGGACGCGCCCGCGTGGAGTCCGCCCGCCGCTTTCACGAGCTGCTGATCGCCGAGTGCGACGCGCTCATCGAGCGCTGGAACCGGCTGGACGGCGCCGCGGACGAGGCCGCGGCGCCCGTGCGCCGGGCCACGGGATCGTAACGATTCCGTGGCGGTGTAAGCAACCACTTGCATACACAAATGGCGGCGACTATCTTGGCCCCATGGACGTACGAGAGAAGCTGCTGACGGCGGCACTGAAGGTGTTCGAGGAGGCCGGATCGCGCGGGGCCACCACGCGCCGCATCGCCTCCGAGGCGGGGGTGAACGAGATCACCCTGTTCCGCCACTTCGGAAGCAAGGCCGCGCTGATGAGCGAGGCGCTGGCGTGCGCCTCGGCCGCGCCGGTGGAAAACCGCCTCCCCGCGGAGCCCGCCGACCCCGCGCGCGAGCTGCTGGCCTTCAGCCGCACGGGCTATCAGCACCTGCGGCGGAACGCGGCCATGATCCGCACCGCCATGGGCGAGATGGAGCAGGCGCCCGACGCGGCGCGGTGCGTGGCCGCCAACCCGGCGCGGGTGCACGAGCAGCTGAAGGCGTACCTGGCGCGGCTGCAGGAGCGGGGGCTGGCCTCCACCGACTGGGACCCGCACGCCGCCTCGTCCATGCTGATGGGCACGCTGTTCAGCGACGCCATGGGGCGCGACATGATGCCGGAGAAGTACCCGTACTCCGAGGCCGAGGCCCCGGCGCACTATGTATCGCTGTTTCTGCGGGCCATTGGCGTCAATGCGCCCGCGGAGCACCACCCGGCGGATGGCTCGCCGCTGCAGGACCCCTGAACGTGGTTCCACCCATCAACGCAGACGCGACCTGTAACGATATGCCCAACATTCCCTGGCCCGGCCGCTGGACGCGCCTCGCCGCCCTGGCGGCGGCGCTGGTGCTGGCGGGGCCCGTGCTGGCCCAGCAACCTGTCGAGGCGCGCCGGGCCCTGACCCTGGACGAGGCGCTTCGCCTGGCCGAGGACGCCAGCGAAACGGTGCAGGTGGCCCGCGCCGGCCTCACCCGCTCGCGCGGCGCGATGCTCCAGGCGCGCAGCGAGGGGCTTCCCCAGCTTTCGGGATCGCTCTCGTACAGCCGCGCCCTGGCCTCGGAGTTCCAGGGCATCGGCGGCGGCGCCGAGCCCGACACGACCGGGCCTCCGCCTCCGCAGAACTGCGGGCGCTACACGCCCAACCCGACGCTTCCCCTCGGGCAGCGGATCGACTCGCTGGAGCACGCGGTGAACTGCGCCACGAACTCCAACCCGTTCGCCGCCTTCGGCGACCTGCCGTTCGGCCGCGAGAACACCTGGCGCATCGGGCTGAACCTGTCGCAGCCCGTCTTCACGGGCGGGCGCATCCAGGCCCAGAACCGCATCGCGCAGGCGGGGCGCACCCGCGCGGAGCTGGAGCTGGCGACGCAGAGGGCGCAGCTGGCCATGGACGTCACCCAGGCCTACTACGACGCCGTGCTGGCCGACCGGCTGGTGGGCATCGCCGAGGCCACGCTGCAGCAGGTGGAAACCACGCTGGAGCAGACGCGGCTCGCCCGGCAGGTGGGGAACCAGCCGGAGTTCGAGCTGCTGCGCGCCCAGGTGACGCGCGACAACCAGCTTCCCGTGCTCATCCAGCGCCGCTCCGACCGCGACCTGGCGTACGCGCGGCTGATGCTGCTGCTGGACCTGCCCACGGACGAGCCGGTGTCGCTCACGACTTCGCTCGACGAGACGGTCGCCGTGCCCGTGGCGCGGTTCGCCGCCAACGAGGCGCTGCTGGGCGATACCACCGCCGCCAACCGCGCGGCGGTGCAGCAGGCGCAGACGCTGGTGGACGTGCAGGCGTCGGCGCTCCGCATCGCCCGCTCGCAGCGGCTGCCCAACCTGAGCGTCAACTCGCAGTTCGGCCGGGTCGCCTACCCCGAGGGCGCGTTCCCGGGGTGGAACGACTTCCGGTCCAATTGGACCGTGGGCGCCACGCTCGCCATGCCCATCTTCACCGGCGGACGCATCCGCGGCGACGAGATGGTGGCGCAGGCCAACCTGCTCGAGGCGCAGGCGCGCGTTCGCCAGGCGCAGGACGCCGCCCGGCTGGACACGCGGGTAGCCATCGAGCGGCTGCAGTCGGCCCGCGCGCAGTACGAGGCGAGTGCGGGAACGGTGCAGCAGGCGCAGCGGGCCTACCAGATCGCCGAGGTGCGGTTCCGCGAGGGGATCAGCACGCAGGTGGAGCTTTCGGACAGCCGCATCCTGCTTCAGCAGGCGCAGGCCAACCGGGCCGTGGCCGCGCGCGACCTGCAGATCGCGCAGGCGCGGGTCGCGCTCCTTCCCTTCCTCCCCTTCGGCAGTGCGGGGCAGGGGCAGTCGCAGTCGCAGCAGCAAAACCAGCAGCAGGCGCCGCGGCAGCAGCCGCGCCAGGCGCCGGCGGACCAGGGACAGGCGTTCACCTCCGGGGGCGAGTGATGGTTATGCGGATGAAGATGGCAGGCGCGCTGGCGATGCTTGCGCTGGCGGTGGGTGCATGCGGCAGCCCGGGCGAGGCCGCCGAGGGCGAAAAGGCCAAGGCCGCGAACGACGCGGTGGTCCTGGGCCCCGAGGCCGTGTACGTGGTGCAGGCAGAGGAGATTTCCAGCGGCCCGGCCCTGTCGGGAACGCTGAAGGCCGACCGCGAGGCGCAGGTGCGCGCCGAGGTGGGGGGCACCGTGCTTTCCGTGCACGCCGACCAGGGGCAGACCGTCGGCGCGGGGCAGGTGCTGGCCCGGGTGGACGCGGCGGCGCTCCGCGAGCAGTACGTCTCCGCCCAGTCGGCCGTGCGCTCGGCCGAGCAGACGGTGGCCGTCGCGGCGCGCAACGTGGAACGAAGCCAGTCGCTGAACGCGGCCGGCGCCCTGGCCGACCGCGACCTGGAGGCCGCGCGCAACCAGTTCGCCGGCGCGCAGTCGCAGCTGGCTGGTGCCCGCGCGCAGCAGGCGGCGGCCGAGCGGCAGCTTTCGCGCACCAGCGTCCGCGCGCCCATCGCGGGCGTCGTCGCCGCGCGGCCGGTGAACGCGGGCGACGTGATCGCCCCCGGCGCGCCGCTGTTCACGGTGGTGGATCCTGGCAGCATGCGGCTCGAGGGCTCCGTCCCCGCGGCGGACCTGGGGCAGGTGCGGCAGGGCGCCACGGTGCGGTTCACCGTCACCGGCTACCCCGGGCAAACGTTCACGGGCACGGTGTCGCGCATCAACCCGTCGGCCGACCCCGTCACCCGCCAGGTGCCGGTGTACGTGACCATCCCCAACGGCGGCGGCACGCTGGTGAGCGGCTTGTTCGCCGAGGGCCGGGTGCTAGCGCAGGCGCGGCAGGGGATCGCCGTTCCCGCCTCGGCCGTGGACGAGCGCGGCGTGCAGCCCTCCGTGCTGCGCCTGGCCAACGGCAAGGCCGAGCGGGTGCCGGTGACGCTGGGCGCCCGCAACGCCGAGACGGACCGGGTAGAGATCACCT
This sequence is a window from Longimicrobium sp.. Protein-coding genes within it:
- a CDS encoding class I SAM-dependent methyltransferase produces the protein MPKRPRTLVRFFLWEQAQWRRLQLLLNAVHTGVWLGVLSRETMQEVDEAHFATAGSYNDEAHNLRGLFDWEAGAIADFFAGRRTIGVIGAGAGREVIALSRQGFHVEGFECNPGLVAYAGDLLPRHGCQAAVRLIARDAAPAGAGPYDGIVVGWSAYMLIAGRERRIRFLRDLRPLLTEGSPVLLSFFTRPDHSPRLALIFRVARLLRRVLRREPPALGDDLTPMLVHRFDEAELVSELAEAGFTLARFTPEGRGPYDSGWAVAYADSGKSPRLTGNTNLDA
- a CDS encoding GbsR/MarR family transcriptional regulator, which codes for MHEAVQQLVERMALICEKEGMPRIGGRILGYLLATDQTVSLDDLAERLQASKASVSTNARMLEQFGMIQRVSVMGDRRDFYRVEDDPWARMLRVAQGRWRDMVNVFGEAAERLPEPAGRARVESARRFHELLIAECDALIERWNRLDGAADEAAAPVRRATGS
- a CDS encoding TetR/AcrR family transcriptional regulator, coding for MDVREKLLTAALKVFEEAGSRGATTRRIASEAGVNEITLFRHFGSKAALMSEALACASAAPVENRLPAEPADPARELLAFSRTGYQHLRRNAAMIRTAMGEMEQAPDAARCVAANPARVHEQLKAYLARLQERGLASTDWDPHAASSMLMGTLFSDAMGRDMMPEKYPYSEAEAPAHYVSLFLRAIGVNAPAEHHPADGSPLQDP
- a CDS encoding TolC family protein, translating into MPNIPWPGRWTRLAALAAALVLAGPVLAQQPVEARRALTLDEALRLAEDASETVQVARAGLTRSRGAMLQARSEGLPQLSGSLSYSRALASEFQGIGGGAEPDTTGPPPPQNCGRYTPNPTLPLGQRIDSLEHAVNCATNSNPFAAFGDLPFGRENTWRIGLNLSQPVFTGGRIQAQNRIAQAGRTRAELELATQRAQLAMDVTQAYYDAVLADRLVGIAEATLQQVETTLEQTRLARQVGNQPEFELLRAQVTRDNQLPVLIQRRSDRDLAYARLMLLLDLPTDEPVSLTTSLDETVAVPVARFAANEALLGDTTAANRAAVQQAQTLVDVQASALRIARSQRLPNLSVNSQFGRVAYPEGAFPGWNDFRSNWTVGATLAMPIFTGGRIRGDEMVAQANLLEAQARVRQAQDAARLDTRVAIERLQSARAQYEASAGTVQQAQRAYQIAEVRFREGISTQVELSDSRILLQQAQANRAVAARDLQIAQARVALLPFLPFGSAGQGQSQSQQQNQQQAPRQQPRQAPADQGQAFTSGGE
- a CDS encoding efflux RND transporter periplasmic adaptor subunit, with the protein product MKMAGALAMLALAVGACGSPGEAAEGEKAKAANDAVVLGPEAVYVVQAEEISSGPALSGTLKADREAQVRAEVGGTVLSVHADQGQTVGAGQVLARVDAAALREQYVSAQSAVRSAEQTVAVAARNVERSQSLNAAGALADRDLEAARNQFAGAQSQLAGARAQQAAAERQLSRTSVRAPIAGVVAARPVNAGDVIAPGAPLFTVVDPGSMRLEGSVPAADLGQVRQGATVRFTVTGYPGQTFTGTVSRINPSADPVTRQVPVYVTIPNGGGTLVSGLFAEGRVLAQARQGIAVPASAVDERGVQPSVLRLANGKAERVPVTLGARNAETDRVEITSGISAGDTLLVGAALGTTPGTRVEVRAAGAAAAPAAR